One genomic window of Cellulophaga sp. Hel_I_12 includes the following:
- a CDS encoding PspC domain-containing protein, giving the protein MNKTVNINLANILFHIDEDAYNRMKRYLESVKRSFANTPGSDEILADIEARIAELFHEKLANDRQVITSKVVDEVIAIMGQPEDYIVDEDIFEDEPRKNTTEAKRVKKLYRDVDKKYVAGVSAGLAHYVGIEAIWVRILWLALTFFSGGGFILIYGLLWILIPEAKTTAEKLDMRGEDVNISNIERKVKEGFDDVAERVKNVDYEKVGNKVKSSSKTFFDTIGDIIMFFFKIFGKFMGILLILAGGIGLLAMLVALFTAGVFDNVHVGPLNLYELVDATNTPLWLVVVCTFFLGAIPLFFLMYLGLKILITNLKSIGSVAKFTLLGLWLLSLIFFIVLGVQQATSRAFWDTTAITNEYPLANQNDTLNIVLNSNEVYWKRKQMNLGDLMVSFDDEGNEILVSNDVRFSFKTSTDSLMRVEVKKNANGSTFSNARETAEKINYTYSISGNTINFNDFLITDRENKFKNQEVKVVVYIPKGTLLNYSGFGKDWWALDLQRNDFPEDAKISDFTYKMNANDSVICTNCPEKEVNISNENNKVKINANGIDINLNDNGEKGSIKIDKNGIDINIEDTNDKGKIKIDENGIDIDIKDNRESFKMKIDENGVNVNN; this is encoded by the coding sequence ATGAATAAGACAGTAAATATAAATCTCGCTAATATACTTTTTCATATTGATGAGGATGCCTATAACCGAATGAAAAGGTACCTTGAATCTGTAAAACGTTCCTTTGCCAATACCCCTGGGAGTGATGAAATATTGGCAGATATCGAAGCTAGAATAGCGGAACTTTTCCACGAAAAGTTAGCCAACGATCGACAAGTAATTACCTCTAAAGTAGTTGATGAAGTAATTGCCATTATGGGTCAACCCGAAGATTACATCGTTGATGAAGATATTTTTGAAGACGAACCTAGAAAAAATACGACCGAAGCCAAACGAGTTAAGAAACTATACCGCGATGTCGATAAGAAATATGTTGCGGGGGTTTCGGCAGGACTCGCACATTATGTTGGTATTGAAGCCATATGGGTTCGAATCTTATGGCTCGCGTTAACTTTTTTCTCTGGTGGTGGTTTTATTTTAATTTACGGTTTATTGTGGATTTTAATTCCTGAGGCTAAAACCACTGCTGAAAAATTAGACATGCGTGGTGAAGACGTAAACATCAGTAATATTGAACGCAAGGTCAAAGAGGGTTTTGATGATGTTGCCGAGCGCGTTAAAAATGTAGATTATGAAAAAGTAGGCAATAAAGTTAAGAGTAGTAGTAAAACTTTTTTTGATACGATAGGCGATATCATCATGTTTTTCTTTAAAATTTTCGGAAAATTCATGGGGATACTATTAATATTGGCTGGAGGAATAGGCCTATTAGCCATGCTTGTAGCCTTATTTACTGCAGGTGTTTTTGATAACGTACATGTGGGCCCATTAAACCTATATGAATTGGTGGATGCTACCAATACACCCCTGTGGTTGGTGGTCGTATGTACCTTCTTTTTAGGGGCAATTCCATTATTTTTTCTCATGTATTTAGGTCTTAAAATATTGATTACCAATTTAAAATCTATAGGTTCAGTAGCCAAATTCACACTACTAGGCTTATGGTTACTATCCTTAATTTTCTTTATAGTTTTAGGGGTACAACAAGCCACTTCAAGAGCATTTTGGGATACTACAGCCATCACAAACGAATATCCCTTAGCAAACCAAAACGATACCTTAAATATTGTATTAAATTCTAATGAAGTCTATTGGAAAAGAAAGCAAATGAATTTAGGCGATTTAATGGTGAGTTTTGATGATGAGGGCAATGAAATATTAGTTTCCAATGATGTGCGTTTTAGCTTTAAAACTTCAACGGATTCTTTAATGCGCGTAGAGGTTAAAAAAAATGCAAATGGGAGTACTTTTTCAAATGCTAGAGAAACGGCCGAAAAAATTAACTATACCTATTCTATAAGCGGTAATACCATTAATTTCAATGATTTTTTAATTACAGATCGCGAAAATAAATTCAAAAATCAAGAAGTAAAAGTAGTCGTCTATATTCCGAAAGGCACTTTGCTAAACTATTCGGGTTTCGGTAAGGATTGGTGGGCCTTAGATTTACAAAGAAATGATTTCCCAGAAGACGCTAAGATATCAGATTTTACCTATAAAATGAATGCCAATGATAGTGTTATTTGTACCAACTGTCCAGAAAAAGAAGTCAATATTTCAAACGAAAATAATAAGGTGAAAATAAATGCCAACGGAATTGATATTAACCTCAACGACAATGGCGAAAAAGGCAGTATTAAAATTGATAAAAACGGAATTGATATCAACATCGAAGATACGAATGACAAGGGGAAGATTAAGATTGACGAAAATGGAATTGATATTGATATTAAAGACAATAGAGAATCGTTTAAAATGAAAATTGACGAAAACGGCGTGAACGTAAATAATTAA
- a CDS encoding head GIN domain-containing protein, giving the protein MTTLVKIAITITLSLLLTSCGLDFSTGEKGNGNITEQTREVLENFTTIAASEGINVYVTQAEEFKIKVEADENIHELIGTDIKNNTLKIHAIKNIGKATKNVYVFLPIINSLNSSSGAQLQTETVINTSELSINASSGALVVASVTTDNISVDASSGANITLSGTVKNSRVDASSGANINASALTTAISKAQASSGANVQLNVVESLYADASSGGNISYSGNATLSSKKSVAGQINNVD; this is encoded by the coding sequence ATGACAACATTAGTAAAAATTGCCATTACCATAACCTTAAGTCTGCTTTTGACTTCTTGTGGATTGGACTTTAGCACAGGAGAAAAAGGAAATGGAAACATCACGGAGCAAACAAGAGAAGTCTTAGAAAACTTCACGACTATAGCAGCTTCTGAAGGTATCAACGTGTATGTAACACAAGCTGAAGAGTTTAAAATTAAAGTAGAGGCCGACGAAAACATCCATGAATTAATTGGCACTGATATTAAAAATAACACCTTGAAAATTCATGCGATAAAAAATATTGGTAAGGCTACTAAAAACGTCTATGTATTTCTACCCATCATCAACAGTTTAAATAGCTCTAGTGGCGCGCAGTTACAAACTGAAACGGTGATAAATACGTCAGAACTAAGCATCAATGCCAGCAGTGGAGCCCTTGTAGTTGCAAGTGTTACCACTGATAACATAAGCGTTGATGCGAGCAGCGGAGCCAATATCACACTATCTGGAACTGTAAAAAATAGCCGTGTAGATGCAAGCAGCGGTGCGAATATAAATGCCTCAGCGTTAACAACGGCGATAAGTAAGGCTCAAGCCAGTAGCGGAGCTAATGTACAACTGAATGTGGTTGAATCTTTATATGCAGATGCCAGTAGTGGTGGTAATATATCCTATTCTGGTAATGCTACGCTCAGCAGTAAAAAAAGTGTTGCTGGTCAAATCAATAATGTTGATTAA
- a CDS encoding dipeptide epimerase produces MNITLKKYVLPLKHTFSISRESRDFQDSLIACLSLNGTTGYGEATANPYYHITTESLMAEITAIQNDIEQFNFTKPEIFHQFLVEKGLSNFAICALDLAAHDLYGKLLGKPLYQIWGTTLENYPTTNYTIGIDSIDKMLAKMQETPWPIYKIKLGTDQDVAIIKELRKHTDAVFRIDANCAWTAEETIFNAPQLKDLGVEFLEQPLKADDWKGMEKVMHHSVLPIIADESCIVEADVEKCAMHFSGINIKLTKCGGLTPALRMIKKAKELGLKVMVGCMTESTVGISAVAQLIPQLDYVDMDGALLLKQDIADGIVIQEDATVIFPSLGGTGVTLR; encoded by the coding sequence ATGAACATTACACTTAAAAAGTATGTATTGCCCTTAAAACACACGTTTAGCATATCGAGAGAGTCAAGAGATTTTCAGGACAGCTTAATTGCTTGCCTTTCTTTAAATGGCACAACAGGATATGGTGAAGCTACAGCTAATCCGTACTACCATATAACCACAGAAAGCCTAATGGCTGAGATTACGGCTATACAAAATGATATCGAGCAATTTAACTTTACGAAACCAGAAATATTTCACCAATTTTTGGTCGAAAAAGGCTTATCTAATTTTGCTATTTGTGCCTTAGATCTCGCGGCTCACGATTTATATGGAAAGTTATTAGGAAAACCTCTATATCAAATATGGGGCACCACACTTGAAAATTACCCCACAACCAATTACACTATAGGTATTGATAGTATCGATAAAATGCTAGCGAAAATGCAGGAAACCCCTTGGCCTATTTACAAAATAAAATTAGGTACTGATCAAGATGTAGCCATCATAAAAGAACTTCGTAAACATACCGATGCCGTCTTTAGAATTGATGCAAATTGTGCTTGGACCGCCGAGGAAACTATCTTTAATGCGCCTCAGTTAAAAGATTTAGGTGTAGAATTTTTAGAGCAACCATTAAAGGCCGATGATTGGAAGGGTATGGAAAAAGTGATGCACCATAGTGTATTACCCATTATAGCGGACGAAAGTTGTATTGTAGAAGCTGATGTGGAAAAATGTGCCATGCATTTTAGTGGTATCAACATAAAATTAACGAAGTGTGGCGGACTCACGCCTGCCTTAAGGATGATAAAAAAAGCAAAAGAATTAGGGCTTAAAGTTATGGTGGGTTGCATGACAGAGTCTACCGTAGGTATCTCTGCTGTTGCCCAGCTTATTCCTCAACTTGATTATGTGGATATGGATGGCGCGCTCTTATTAAAACAAGATATTGCCGATGGTATCGTAATTCAAGAGGATGCTACTGTTATTTTCCCTTCTTTGGGAGGAACTGGTGTAACACTAAGATAA
- a CDS encoding pyridoxal phosphate-dependent aminotransferase family protein, whose protein sequence is MSVEVAEFPGREITVQGKKFLYFGGTGYLGLQKDEPFIQLFIEALQKYGTNYGASRKANVRLSIFEKAEQYLANLVGSDACLSMSSGFLAGQFLAQTLSKDNEACFYAPNTHSALYTSQQKTKSYVTFSSLNIALRHYVEEAKHKTPIVFLDAIDFSGANYPYFEGLKKLPLSEIILVIDDSHGIGIVGENGSGIYKTIKKLKPKEVIVCCSLGKGFGIQAGAIFGTKERLENLKNTEFFGGASPATPAGLATLVEAEHLYQQKRILLAQNIAVFLHHLKNPSKFQGMKGHPAFSFSDENLTKHLEENAIIVTSFRYPTEDANLMSRIVITAAHTEDDILRLCEVINRY, encoded by the coding sequence ATGAGCGTAGAAGTTGCTGAATTTCCAGGTAGAGAAATTACTGTACAGGGCAAAAAGTTTCTTTATTTTGGTGGTACTGGCTATTTAGGACTTCAAAAAGACGAACCATTTATACAATTATTTATTGAAGCCCTTCAAAAGTATGGCACCAATTATGGTGCTTCTAGAAAAGCAAATGTTAGACTCTCGATTTTTGAAAAAGCAGAACAATATTTAGCAAATTTAGTAGGTAGTGACGCTTGCCTAAGCATGTCTTCTGGTTTTTTAGCAGGTCAATTTTTAGCCCAAACCTTATCAAAAGATAATGAGGCCTGTTTTTATGCCCCAAATACCCATAGCGCGCTTTATACCTCTCAACAAAAAACCAAATCATACGTCACCTTCAGTTCGCTAAATATTGCACTTCGACATTATGTAGAAGAGGCTAAACATAAAACGCCAATTGTTTTTCTAGATGCCATAGATTTCTCTGGAGCTAATTATCCTTACTTTGAAGGTTTAAAGAAGCTTCCCCTTTCAGAAATCATTTTAGTGATAGATGACTCTCATGGCATAGGCATCGTTGGTGAAAATGGCAGTGGCATATATAAAACCATAAAAAAACTAAAGCCTAAAGAAGTCATCGTATGTTGTTCTTTAGGCAAGGGGTTTGGAATACAAGCAGGTGCTATTTTCGGAACAAAAGAAAGACTAGAAAATTTAAAAAACACCGAATTCTTTGGTGGTGCTAGTCCAGCTACGCCTGCAGGTTTAGCAACCTTAGTCGAGGCAGAGCATCTCTACCAACAAAAAAGAATTCTATTAGCCCAAAATATTGCTGTATTCTTGCATCATTTAAAAAACCCTTCAAAATTTCAGGGTATGAAAGGGCACCCTGCTTTTAGTTTTTCGGATGAAAACTTAACCAAACACCTAGAAGAAAACGCTATTATAGTCACTAGTTTTAGATATCCTACCGAAGATGCAAATCTTATGAGCAGAATCGTAATAACTGCTGCACATACTGAAGATGATATCCTCAGACTTTGTGAGGTAATTAATCGCTATTAA
- a CDS encoding SusD/RagB family nutrient-binding outer membrane lipoprotein, translated as MMKKNITKLVVLAVATVFFASCSDDYFDVNTPSNTATLEQLRMQDLMAPVIHSTMEAQYSAELSFGNYVQNFVGTGGGAAGRTEAVGLWNQVYLFILPNLKAIKEKAIENNATHIGAITDILTAINIGIATDTWGNIPYSEAANGPDNNFPKFDLQEDVYTQIFSLLDGAIAALEAADNSGFNLGNSDLIYEGNSAKWLRTAYTMKARYQLHLVNKGTVSANDVLATITNGYTSNADDFQMFYDDKRINPWYSAEVLARATGNLRNDIASQLVSSMNGNYYPFLSGSISIDPRLPLFAEIPATATEYKGFVSGGVGVSPDGSPANTRFKTDGYYTSIDSPLLLISFAEAKFIEAEAAFLANGGTTTSTGSNSAAYTAYLAGINASMAMYGVSGADYVADASVAVGEAGLMLNHIMKEKYINNFLNPETFVDFRRYDFSDDVFTGLVIREEQAADTNEFMGQWFRRAEYPASEIARNATNALANQESPITPVWWDE; from the coding sequence ATGATGAAAAAAAATATAACAAAACTAGTCGTATTAGCAGTAGCAACTGTTTTTTTTGCATCCTGTAGCGATGATTACTTTGATGTTAACACGCCATCTAATACGGCGACTTTAGAGCAGTTAAGGATGCAAGATTTAATGGCTCCAGTAATTCATAGCACTATGGAAGCACAGTATTCTGCTGAATTATCGTTTGGTAATTATGTGCAAAATTTCGTAGGTACTGGAGGAGGTGCTGCTGGGCGAACAGAGGCAGTTGGCCTGTGGAATCAAGTATATTTATTTATTTTGCCAAACCTAAAAGCTATTAAAGAAAAAGCGATTGAGAATAATGCCACCCATATTGGTGCTATTACTGATATTTTAACAGCTATTAATATAGGTATCGCTACAGACACTTGGGGTAATATTCCTTATTCTGAAGCTGCTAACGGTCCAGATAATAATTTTCCAAAATTTGATCTACAAGAAGATGTTTACACGCAAATTTTTAGTTTATTAGACGGGGCAATTGCTGCTTTAGAAGCAGCAGACAATTCTGGTTTTAATTTAGGAAATTCTGATCTTATTTATGAAGGTAATTCTGCCAAGTGGTTGAGAACAGCATATACTATGAAGGCCCGGTATCAATTACATTTAGTAAATAAGGGTACAGTAAGTGCCAATGATGTTTTAGCGACTATAACCAATGGATACACGTCTAATGCAGATGATTTTCAAATGTTTTATGATGATAAAAGAATAAACCCTTGGTATTCTGCAGAAGTGTTGGCTAGAGCAACTGGTAACTTAAGAAACGATATTGCTAGTCAGCTAGTAAGTTCCATGAATGGTAATTATTATCCTTTTTTAAGTGGTTCCATTTCGATCGACCCTAGATTGCCTTTATTTGCTGAAATACCAGCAACGGCGACAGAATATAAAGGATTTGTTAGTGGTGGTGTGGGTGTTTCTCCTGATGGCTCACCAGCAAATACCCGATTTAAAACAGATGGCTATTATACAAGTATTGATTCACCTTTACTATTGATTAGTTTTGCTGAGGCTAAATTTATTGAGGCTGAGGCAGCTTTTTTGGCGAATGGTGGCACCACGACAAGTACAGGATCTAACAGCGCTGCGTATACCGCCTATTTGGCCGGTATTAATGCAAGTATGGCAATGTATGGTGTAAGTGGTGCAGATTATGTGGCAGACGCATCCGTCGCAGTAGGGGAAGCTGGCCTTATGTTAAATCATATAATGAAAGAAAAATACATCAATAATTTCTTAAATCCTGAAACTTTTGTTGATTTTAGAAGGTATGACTTTTCAGATGATGTTTTTACCGGACTAGTAATTAGAGAAGAGCAAGCTGCTGACACTAATGAATTTATGGGGCAATGGTTTAGGAGAGCAGAATATCCTGCATCTGAAATTGCACGTAATGCTACAAATGCTTTAGCCAATCAAGAATCTCCAATAACACCAGTATGGTGGGATGAATAA
- a CDS encoding SusC/RagA family TonB-linked outer membrane protein, which translates to MKKSLLLLTALFLCAYGMAQNVTGSVKDQNGAPLPGVTVLIKGTTTGATTDFDGNFSIAASEGDILKFSYLGMKTKEVSVTASKSINVVLEEDASALDEVVVTAFGIEKKQKSLGYSVTQIDTEDLNLNGQANAFETLQGRVAGVQINRTSGASGGGVDILIRGITSVNPNRSNQPLIIVDGIAINNDTFSGDVRPSAGSNSPSSSEQFAFSNRAGDINPEDIETFSVLKGAAATALYGVRASNGAIVITTKKGKQGKAKINLTASTTFREINKTPNWQTTYREGFNGLPRTLYDPDSPTGFNRVQNATSFYNWGPKYSDDVAFLADGTAVDLTGDQFYNPFDIFRTGFNSQVNLSISGADEKLDYFFSLGNNSEDGVLPNTDYEKTNFRLNSGYKVTDNFKINTSISYTKSGGKRANGGDKSVMSALSYYSGTFPINDYQNPDGSERDYSFGIIDNPRYLMETSSLVDDVNRWVGNTTFNWTPKEWINITYAAQIDNYSDNRNRFVGADLDGGSQVGGFILNQNINFTALESNFLAAFTKDWSDDFTTELTLGHQISDSKREYNEARGESLNVPGINEIGNTTNFFINNDVTQLRNMGVFGELKLGYQDKLFLTLTGRNDWLSTLPKENRSFFYPSASLAYDISDVFGDTDVFTFGKLRASWAEVGKGPGFGDVGQYFIVDGDFPFGGTGGYRRSTLLGDQNIVPEKNQSTEFGLDFRFFKDRIRLDYSYYKTRVKDQIFTVGTAASSGLSGITRNAGDFEVFGHELLLSGNIIQKPDFQWDVTLIWSTNEGQVLEIPEDIEAIIFADSGFAGITSEVRAGDKMGTLYGYKWRYEDGQRYIGANGLPEIITSERVKVGNAFPDFVSSIGSSFKWKGLGFNFLLEYKKGGDLYDSGLRNAIRNGNTASTLVRELTVLDGVMDDGSGGFTPNTMEGLVGQNYYRNSNQFNRAAEVLVQDASWVKLRNVTLSYDIKSRFVSDLKISNLSVNVNANNILIWTPFDGFDPEGNQYSAGSNVYGFTGLSVPISQSYTFGINVGF; encoded by the coding sequence ATGAAAAAATCACTTTTATTGCTTACCGCGCTATTTTTATGTGCATACGGTATGGCACAAAACGTTACGGGTAGCGTTAAAGATCAGAATGGAGCTCCATTACCTGGAGTCACAGTTTTGATTAAAGGCACAACCACGGGTGCAACAACAGATTTTGACGGAAATTTTAGTATCGCAGCATCTGAAGGCGATATTTTAAAATTTTCATACTTAGGTATGAAAACTAAAGAAGTTTCAGTGACAGCGTCTAAAAGTATCAATGTAGTTCTAGAAGAAGATGCTAGTGCCTTAGATGAAGTTGTAGTTACAGCTTTTGGGATAGAAAAGAAGCAAAAATCTTTAGGATATTCTGTAACACAGATTGATACAGAAGATTTAAATTTAAATGGACAAGCAAATGCTTTTGAAACCTTGCAGGGAAGAGTTGCAGGTGTTCAAATTAATCGAACCTCAGGAGCTTCTGGTGGAGGTGTCGATATTTTAATAAGAGGTATCACCTCGGTAAACCCTAATAGAAGTAACCAACCGTTAATTATAGTGGATGGTATAGCCATAAATAATGATACTTTTTCCGGTGATGTTAGACCAAGTGCAGGTTCTAACTCTCCGAGTAGTTCAGAGCAATTTGCTTTTTCGAATAGAGCAGGCGATATTAACCCTGAAGACATTGAAACTTTTAGTGTTTTGAAAGGAGCAGCAGCAACTGCGTTATATGGCGTTAGAGCATCCAATGGCGCCATCGTGATTACAACAAAAAAAGGAAAACAGGGTAAGGCTAAAATAAACCTAACAGCATCAACCACGTTTAGAGAGATTAATAAAACACCAAATTGGCAAACTACTTATAGAGAAGGCTTTAACGGTCTTCCTAGAACATTGTACGATCCAGATTCTCCTACGGGCTTTAATCGGGTTCAAAATGCAACTTCATTTTATAATTGGGGTCCCAAATATTCTGATGATGTAGCTTTTTTGGCTGACGGGACAGCAGTAGATTTAACAGGGGATCAATTTTATAACCCTTTTGATATTTTCAGAACGGGATTTAATTCTCAAGTGAATTTAAGTATTAGTGGAGCCGACGAGAAATTAGATTATTTTTTCTCCTTAGGAAATAATAGTGAAGATGGCGTCTTGCCCAATACAGATTATGAAAAAACAAACTTCAGGTTAAATTCTGGGTATAAGGTAACCGACAACTTTAAAATAAACACGTCAATATCCTATACAAAATCTGGAGGAAAAAGAGCTAATGGTGGTGATAAATCCGTCATGAGTGCATTAAGTTATTATTCGGGTACGTTTCCTATAAATGATTATCAAAATCCGGATGGTTCTGAAAGAGATTATTCTTTCGGGATTATAGACAATCCTAGGTATTTAATGGAAACAAGTAGTTTAGTGGATGATGTGAATAGGTGGGTGGGTAACACTACTTTTAATTGGACTCCTAAAGAATGGATAAATATTACCTACGCTGCTCAAATTGATAATTACTCTGATAATCGGAATCGTTTTGTTGGTGCAGATTTAGACGGAGGTTCTCAAGTTGGCGGATTTATTTTAAATCAAAATATCAATTTTACAGCTTTAGAGTCGAACTTTTTAGCAGCTTTTACAAAAGATTGGTCTGATGACTTTACAACGGAATTGACTTTAGGACATCAAATTTCAGATTCTAAAAGAGAGTATAATGAAGCAAGAGGTGAAAGCTTAAATGTTCCAGGTATTAACGAGATCGGCAATACTACTAATTTTTTCATCAATAACGATGTTACTCAACTAAGAAATATGGGTGTTTTTGGTGAATTAAAATTAGGCTACCAAGATAAATTATTTTTAACCTTAACTGGACGTAATGACTGGTTGTCAACACTTCCAAAAGAAAATAGATCCTTCTTTTACCCATCTGCGAGTTTAGCTTATGATATTTCTGATGTTTTTGGCGATACCGATGTTTTTACCTTTGGAAAACTTAGAGCTTCGTGGGCTGAGGTTGGTAAAGGTCCTGGTTTTGGGGATGTTGGACAGTATTTTATTGTCGATGGTGATTTTCCTTTTGGAGGAACCGGTGGGTATAGAAGAAGTACTTTATTGGGTGATCAGAATATAGTACCAGAGAAAAACCAATCCACGGAGTTTGGATTAGATTTTAGATTTTTTAAAGATCGCATTCGTTTAGATTATTCATACTACAAAACAAGAGTTAAAGATCAAATTTTTACGGTGGGAACTGCTGCTTCTTCAGGTTTGTCTGGAATCACAAGAAATGCTGGTGATTTTGAAGTTTTTGGTCACGAATTACTATTAAGTGGTAATATCATTCAAAAACCAGATTTTCAATGGGATGTAACCTTAATTTGGTCTACAAATGAAGGGCAAGTATTAGAAATTCCTGAAGACATTGAAGCTATAATTTTTGCTGATTCTGGTTTCGCAGGAATAACTTCAGAAGTTAGGGCTGGCGATAAAATGGGCACTTTATACGGCTATAAATGGCGTTATGAAGATGGTCAACGGTATATAGGCGCCAATGGCCTTCCTGAAATTATTACCAGTGAACGCGTAAAGGTAGGAAATGCATTTCCTGATTTTGTTTCCTCAATAGGCAGTAGTTTTAAGTGGAAAGGATTAGGTTTTAATTTCTTGTTAGAATACAAGAAAGGTGGAGACTTATATGATTCTGGTTTAAGAAACGCTATTAGAAATGGAAATACAGCCAGCACCCTTGTTAGAGAATTAACGGTGTTAGACGGTGTAATGGATGATGGTAGTGGTGGCTTTACACCCAACACTATGGAAGGTTTAGTAGGTCAGAACTATTATCGAAACTCTAACCAATTTAATAGAGCTGCAGAGGTTCTAGTGCAAGACGCTTCTTGGGTTAAATTAAGAAATGTCACCCTTTCTTATGATATTAAAAGTAGGTTTGTTTCAGATTTGAAAATATCAAATTTGAGTGTAAACGTTAATGCAAATAACATATTAATTTGGACACCTTTTGATGGTTTTGATCCAGAAGGTAACCAATATAGCGCTGGTAGTAATGTTTACGGTTTTACAGGTTTAAGTGTGCCAATTTCTCAAAGTTACACATTTGGTATTAATGTTGGATTTTAA
- the trxB gene encoding thioredoxin-disulfide reductase, whose product MSEKIERIKTLIIGSGPAGYTAAIYAARADLKPVVYTGMEPGGQLTTTTEVDNFPGYPDGIDGPTMMMQLQKQAERFGTEVRIGMITAVTLSKEIGGIHKAVVDDTTEIEAETVIISTGATAKYLNIPSEQKLRGGGVSACAVCDGFFYKGQDVAIVGAGDTAAEEASYLANICKSVTMLVRKDEMRASKAMQHRVNSLKNITILYNTEVDEVLGDQVVEGLRMVNNISGEKSEINITGLFIAIGHKPNTDIFKGQLDMDDTGYLITKGKSTKTNLPGVFACGDSQDKEYRQAITAAGTGCMAALDAERYLATIETPAAIA is encoded by the coding sequence ATGTCAGAAAAAATTGAAAGAATTAAAACCTTAATTATAGGATCGGGCCCTGCAGGGTATACTGCTGCCATTTATGCTGCGCGTGCAGATTTAAAACCAGTAGTATATACAGGGATGGAACCGGGAGGACAGTTAACTACCACGACAGAAGTAGATAATTTTCCAGGCTATCCTGATGGCATAGATGGCCCTACCATGATGATGCAATTACAAAAACAAGCAGAGCGTTTTGGTACAGAAGTCAGAATAGGAATGATCACAGCTGTTACTTTAAGCAAAGAAATTGGAGGTATTCACAAAGCTGTAGTGGATGACACTACTGAAATTGAAGCCGAAACAGTGATCATATCTACTGGGGCTACAGCTAAGTATTTAAACATACCAAGTGAGCAAAAACTTCGAGGTGGTGGAGTATCTGCTTGCGCAGTTTGCGACGGTTTTTTCTATAAAGGACAGGATGTTGCCATTGTGGGTGCTGGTGATACGGCTGCAGAAGAGGCATCTTATCTTGCCAACATCTGTAAAAGTGTAACAATGCTAGTCCGTAAAGACGAAATGCGAGCGTCAAAAGCAATGCAACATAGAGTCAATAGCCTAAAAAATATAACTATTCTGTACAATACAGAAGTAGACGAGGTTTTAGGGGATCAAGTCGTTGAGGGCTTAAGAATGGTGAATAATATTAGTGGCGAGAAAAGCGAAATAAACATTACAGGCCTTTTTATCGCAATCGGACACAAACCGAATACGGACATCTTCAAAGGTCAGTTAGATATGGATGATACGGGTTATTTGATCACCAAGGGAAAGTCTACTAAAACAAATTTACCTGGTGTTTTTGCTTGCGGTGACTCTCAAGATAAGGAATACAGGCAGGCTATTACAGCAGCAGGAACGGGATGTATGGCGGCTTTAGATGCTGAACGCTATTTGGCTACAATTGAAACGCCAGCTGCTATAGCATAA